From the Kitasatospora viridis genome, one window contains:
- a CDS encoding 2Fe-2S iron-sulfur cluster-binding protein has product MTAEGIAQMATDPTMHPAQVGDGRPTASYTLRVNGFERPVSDAWIGESLLYVLRERLGLAGAKNGCEQGECGACSVQVDGQLVAGCLVPAALAADSEIATVEGLSGGGAASDVQQALADSGAVQCGYCAPGMAMAVHDLLQRNHRPTEVEARQALCGNLCRCTGYRSVLAAVQTVSDGRTAALVAAEQAAGKAAEQAGQAEQAGQAGQAEHPEPAEQPAGPADAVSAAPVPPVEDPSDPPVYQDAWSGTQTVGEVPIFEAEDGWITAEEAGVTAAGTGLGAIPAQGYPGYEQTAYGPGTVYAAGAGYEPTPAHGTPTAPFEGTPAQGTPYVPTPAHGIPVVAFDGTPAQGVPVVGYDGTPAQGTPYEPTPAHGIPVVPFDGTVYQDPSYQDPSAYPVDPYAGGYPGYDPLGHQGTPAHGVPAAGPFDGTVYETAPGTPEAGTPAHGLLLPEDDHA; this is encoded by the coding sequence GTGACGGCCGAGGGGATCGCCCAGATGGCGACCGATCCGACGATGCACCCCGCCCAGGTGGGGGACGGGCGGCCCACCGCCTCCTACACCCTGCGGGTGAACGGCTTCGAACGACCCGTCAGCGACGCCTGGATCGGCGAGAGCCTGCTCTACGTGCTGCGCGAGCGGCTCGGCCTGGCCGGCGCCAAGAACGGCTGCGAGCAGGGCGAGTGCGGGGCCTGCTCGGTGCAGGTGGACGGCCAGCTGGTGGCCGGCTGCCTGGTGCCGGCGGCGCTCGCCGCGGACAGCGAGATCGCCACCGTGGAGGGCCTGTCGGGCGGCGGCGCGGCCAGCGACGTGCAGCAGGCGCTGGCCGACTCCGGCGCGGTGCAGTGCGGCTACTGCGCGCCCGGGATGGCGATGGCGGTGCACGACCTGCTGCAGCGCAACCACCGGCCGACCGAGGTGGAGGCCCGGCAGGCGCTGTGCGGCAACCTGTGCCGGTGCACCGGCTACCGCAGCGTGCTGGCGGCCGTGCAGACCGTCTCGGACGGGCGGACGGCCGCGCTGGTCGCGGCCGAGCAGGCCGCGGGGAAGGCCGCCGAGCAGGCCGGACAAGCCGAGCAGGCCGGGCAGGCCGGGCAGGCCGAGCACCCGGAACCGGCGGAGCAGCCGGCCGGCCCCGCTGACGCGGTGTCAGCCGCCCCCGTGCCGCCCGTCGAGGACCCGAGCGACCCGCCGGTCTACCAGGACGCCTGGAGCGGCACCCAGACCGTCGGCGAGGTGCCGATCTTCGAGGCCGAGGACGGCTGGATCACCGCCGAGGAGGCCGGGGTGACCGCCGCCGGCACCGGCCTCGGCGCGATCCCCGCGCAGGGCTACCCCGGCTACGAGCAGACCGCCTACGGGCCCGGCACGGTCTACGCCGCAGGCGCCGGCTACGAGCCGACGCCCGCGCACGGCACCCCGACCGCGCCGTTCGAGGGCACCCCGGCGCAGGGCACCCCGTACGTGCCGACGCCGGCGCACGGCATCCCGGTCGTGGCGTTCGACGGGACCCCCGCGCAGGGCGTCCCGGTGGTGGGCTACGACGGCACCCCGGCGCAGGGGACGCCGTACGAGCCGACGCCCGCGCACGGCATCCCGGTCGTGCCGTTCGACGGGACCGTCTACCAGGACCCGTCCTACCAGGACCCGTCGGCCTACCCGGTCGACCCGTACGCCGGCGGCTACCCCGGCTACGACCCGCTCGGCCACCAGGGCACCCCCGCGCACGGCGTGCCCGCCGCCGGCCCGTTCGACGGCACCGTGTACGAGACCGCCCCCGGCACGCCCGAGGCGGGCACCCCCGCCCACGGCCTCCTCCTCCCCGAGGACGACCACGCATGA
- a CDS encoding FAD binding domain-containing protein — MLPTSLEEAVEALGANPAAVPVAGGTDLMEAVNAGRLRPGALLGLGRITELRGWRYEDGGTAVLGAGLTLARMDRPDFAALIPALADAARTAGPPQTRNVGTLGGNIATAAPTGDTLPVLAALEAVVTLARPGATREVPVSHLLTGMDPIRPGELLTWVRVPLLHAPQVFLKATGRSGPARATASVALVLDPARRGVRCAVGAVAPVPLRPLEAEAWVAGCIDWSARGEDGARTIDPAAAAAFGEYVATACVPDGYGADPGVLQPEGPTAAATALRRTVAVLARRALGRALK; from the coding sequence ATGCTGCCGACCTCCCTGGAGGAGGCCGTCGAGGCCCTGGGCGCCAACCCCGCCGCCGTGCCGGTGGCCGGCGGCACCGACCTGATGGAGGCGGTCAACGCCGGGCGACTGCGCCCCGGCGCGCTGCTCGGCCTCGGTCGGATCACCGAACTGCGCGGCTGGCGCTACGAGGACGGCGGCACCGCGGTGCTCGGCGCCGGCCTCACCCTGGCCCGGATGGACCGCCCCGACTTCGCCGCGCTGATCCCGGCGCTGGCCGACGCGGCCCGCACCGCCGGCCCGCCGCAGACCCGCAACGTCGGCACCCTGGGCGGCAACATCGCCACCGCCGCGCCCACCGGCGACACCCTGCCGGTGCTCGCCGCGCTGGAGGCCGTGGTCACCCTGGCCCGGCCCGGCGCCACCCGCGAGGTGCCGGTCAGTCACCTGCTCACCGGGATGGACCCGATCCGCCCCGGCGAACTGCTCACCTGGGTGCGGGTGCCGCTGCTGCACGCCCCCCAGGTCTTCCTCAAGGCCACCGGCCGCAGCGGCCCGGCCAGGGCCACCGCCTCGGTCGCCCTGGTGCTCGACCCGGCCCGGCGCGGGGTGCGCTGCGCGGTCGGCGCGGTCGCGCCGGTGCCGCTGCGCCCGCTGGAGGCGGAGGCCTGGGTGGCCGGCTGCATCGACTGGTCGGCCCGCGGCGAGGACGGCGCCCGCACCATCGACCCGGCCGCGGCCGCCGCCTTCGGCGAGTACGTGGCCACCGCCTGCGTGCCGGACGGCTACGGCGCCGACCCGGGCGTGCTGCAGCCGGAGGGGCCGACGGCGGCGGCCACCGCGCTACGGCGTACCGTGGCGGTGCTGGCCCGCCGGGCGCTGGGGAGGGCACTGAAGTGA